The segment GTATGGCTTGTCAGTCCCCGATAATGAAAATTGGAAGCAGGGCCTCGAGCTTGAAATCAAGGAATATCAAAAACAGCTTGATGACGGTACAGTTGACCCAACTTCCATTGACTATACTAGACAACAGATTGCTATTAATAAATACAGGATAGAGCATAATATCTCAACGAATGTAGATTATTCGGCATGGGACTTTGTGTCAGATACTACAGAGCTTATTTCCTTTGCAGGCTTGTTTACCATTATCATTGCTGCAGGAATTGTCGCAAATGAGTTTACATGGGGCACGGTGAAGCTGCTGCTTATCCGCCCGATTAGCAGAGCAAAAATATTAATGTCTAAATATTTGACTGTATTGCTGTTTGGGATTTGCCTGCTTTTAATTCTGTTTGTCTTTTCAATAATACTCGGAGGAATATTATTCGGTTTCCCTGACACCAGTACTCCTTATTTGAATTATCATGATGGAACTGTTACAGAACAAAACATGATTGTGCATTTATTAATATCATACGGACTCAACTCCATTAGTTTATTAATGATAACAACAATGGCATTCATGATTTCAAGTGTATTCCGAAACAGCTCCCTTGCTGTTGGAATTTCCATTTTCCTTATGTTTATGGGCAGTACGGTCACATTTTTGCTTGCAACAAAGTTTGAATGGGCAAAGTACATCTTATTTGCCAATACAGATTTAAGCCAATATTTTGAAGGTGCACCAATAGTTCAAGGGATGACGATGACATTCTCCATTGTAATGCTTTGCGTGTATTTTTTGATATTCCATCTTCTTGCATTTATAGTGTTCAAGAAAAGAGATGTAGCTGCATAAGTATTTTAGGAGCGGATGGCTGATGCCATTCCGCTTTTTTGTTTTAAGTCTAAACTTTTCGTTTCCGCATGAAATTGCGATATAATAGTTAACAAAGAAGTGCGACAAAAGGTGTGAGTACAGTGAATGGAGAACCATTAGCATATCGAATGAGACCTACGACAATTGATGAGGTTGTCGGGCAACAAGATATAATCGGTAAACAAACAAGTTTATATAAAATGATTAAAAATGGCTATGTACCATCGATGCTTTTATATGGTGAGCCTGGTATAGGAAAGACCTCCATTGCCTTTGCGATTGCCGGTACAACAAGCTTGCCCTTTATTGCTTTAAATGCAACGACAGCAGGCAAAAAAGATGTGGAAGCAGTTGTGGATGAAGCAAGGCTAACAGGCAAGGTGCTGCTTTTTCTTGATGAGATTCATCGTTTTAATAAAGCCCAGCAGGATTATTTGCTTCCACATGTGGAGAGAGGAGATATCGTTTTGATTGGGGCAACAACAGAAAACCCTTATCACGATGTGAATCCCGCTATCAGAAGCCGCTGCGGCCAGATCAAGCAGCTAAAAAGATTGACAGATACAGATATTGAGGAGCTTCTCACACGAGCAATCAAGGAAGAACGCGGCCTTGGCAGTTTTGCTATTGAGATTACAAATGAACAAATTAAAAAAATTGCGCAAGGCACAAATGGTGACGCAAGAAAATCTCTCACCCTTTTAGAATCAATCGTCTACTCTTCAGACAAGGAAGATGGCAAATTTATTATAAAAGACGAGATGGTTGAAGCGATGATTGAAAAAGTCGGTGTGTATGGAGATAAGAAGGGCTCCCATTTCTACAATTTGCTGTCAAGCCTGCAAAAAAGCATCCGTGGCAGCGATGTTGATGCTGCTCTTTACTATTTGGCTCATTTGCTCGAAACCGGTGATCTTGTGGCAGTCAACAGAAGACTGCTTGTTATCGCCTACGAGGATATTGGACTAGCCAAAACGTCTGTCGGAAACAATGTCCTTGCTGCTGTCACAGCCAGCGAAAGGCTCGGCCTTCCTGAAGCAAGAATTCCATTATCTGTTGCGGTTGTGGAAATGTGCTTATCCTCTAAATCAAATGCCGCATACAAAGCACTTGATGCAGCAATAGCTGATGTAAGAAGCGGCAATGTTGGGGATATCCCGATGCATCTTCGTGACGGTCACTATGCTGGGAGTAAGGTGTTAGGACATGTAGGATATGTATATCCCCATGATTATCCAATTGGTACTTTCGGGGGCTGGGTTAATCAGGACTATTTACCAGATAAGCTAAAGGGCACTAAGTATTATGTGCCGACAGAGGCAGGAGAAGAGAAAAAGCTCAAGGCTATTTATGAACGGTTAGCAGGATTCCGGACAGATAGCGGGAAAAAACAATAAGGGAAGTGCAGCAGTATTGAAGATTGACAGAATAGAGCTTCTTCACTTAAAGATGCCTTTGCTTCATCCGTTTGAGACAAGCTTCGGCAGACTGACAGAAAAGGATTTCTATCTTATTAAAATGTTCAGTGGCGAGCATATTGGCTATGGAGAGTCTGTTGCTATGCCAAATCCAGGGTATACAGAAGAAACTACAGGGACTTCCGCCTATATGATGGAGGAATTTTTAATTCCGCTCCTGTTTAACAGTAAGATAAATCACCCTGACGATGTTTCTGCCATTTTTTCGCCTATAAGAAGAAATAATATGGCAAAAGCTGCATTAGAAGGTGCAGTTTGGGACCTTTATAGCAAAAAAAGAAAAATATCCCTTGCACATGCTCTTGGGGGAACAAGGGAGAGTATTGATGTTGGTGTGAGCATCGGTATCCAAAAGTCATGCGATGATCTTCTTCTCAAAATAGAAGGGTATTTATCGGAGGGCTATAAAAAAATCAAAGTTAAGATTAAGCCAGGCTATGATTTGGAGCCATTGACTAAAATCAGAGAAAGATTCGGCTTTAATATTCCGCTAATGGCGGATGCGAACTCGGCTTATTCTCTTGAGGATTTGGACCATTTAAAGAAATTGGATCCCTTAAAGCTATTGATGATCGAACAGCCCTTGGCATTTGATGATATGATTGACCACGCAGTCTTGCAAAAACAGCTGGACACACCCATCTGTTTGGATGAAAGCATCTGTTCAGCAGAAGATGCTCGTAAAGCGATTGAGCTTGATAGCTGCAGAATCATCAATTTAAAGATTGGTCGTGTCGGTGGTTTGACAGAAGCAAAAAAAATTCATGATTTATGCCAAAAAAACAATATCCCTGTCTGGTGCGGTGGGATGCTTGAAGCAGGTGTTGGCAGAGCGCATAATATTGCCATAACCGCTCTTTCAAACTTTACGATTGCCGGCGATACATCGGCATCTGACCGTTATTGGCAGGAGGATATTATCCAGCCTGAGGTAGAAATGTCTGCTCCAGGAAAAATAGCTGTTCCGACAAGTGCCGGAATCGGTTATAAATTAAACGAGCAAGTAATTAAAAAGTACATGATTGGAAAAAAGATATATACTAATGACATATAATACTTTTATGTTAGCAGGAAGTACACAATCTCTTCTTTTAGAAGATTGTGCACGTTTAAAATACAGAATATTCGGTACATGCAGCATCGAACAAGGAGACGGAGGATAAATAGTTGAAAGAGAAAGTACAAGAATGGGTTGACAAAAAAGCAGCAGAAATGAAAGAAATGTACCATTATTTGCATGAGCATGCAGAAATCAGCTGGGAGGAGAAAGAAACAACTAAATTTATTTGTAAGCAGCTTGATGCACTTGACATACCGTATAAGACATTTTCTGACCAGACAGGAGCAGTCGGGTTATGGGGAAATGGCAAAGGTCCGACAATTGGTGTGCGTACAGATATGGATGCATTATGGCAAAATGTGAACGGTACATGGAAAGCGAACCATTCCTGCGGACATGATGCACATATGACAATCGTGCTTTTTACCCTTAAGTGCTTAAAGGAATTAGGCGTTGAGCCAAAGGGAATGATTAAAAGCTTCTTCCAGCCGGCAGAGGAAAAAGGAGCTGGAGCACTTTCATTCGTACATAAAAACCTTTTGGATGATGTTGATTATTTACTGGGACTTCATCTGCGACCAATTCAAGAAATGAGGTTTAATGAAGCATCACCTGCCATTTATCATGGAGCAGCTGCTTCATTTAAAGGGCGGATTTACGGGTTGCAGGCACATGCTGCACGTTATCATTTGGGGATAAATGTTATTGACAGTCTTACTGCCATCAATATGGCAATACGTTCTATTCCACTAAATCCAATCATACCTGCATCTGCGAAAATGACGTTTGTTCAAGGTGGAGGGAAAAGCTTTAATATTATCCCTGATTATGCAGAGTTTGGTATTGATGTGCGTGCGCAAACGAATGAAGCAATGGATCAGCTTATCGATCAATTAAAGAGAAGTATTTATCATGCAGGAGAAGCGAATGGTGCAAAGGTAGAGCTTGAGCTTCTGTCAGAAATGCCTGCTGCAAGTAATAATGCGATGATGGAAGATGTAGTTTCAGCAAGCATAAAAGAAGTGCTTGGAGAAAAAGGGTTAGTTTCTCCGCCTGTCACACCAGGTGGAGAGGATTTTCATTTTTACCCGAAAAGCATGGAGCATCTTCAAGCGACAATGATTGGACTAGGAACAGACCTTAAGCCAGGGCTGCATCACCCTAATATGTCATTTGAGCTGGACAGCTTGGTGAATGGGGTAAAAATAATGACATTAAGCGTTTTGAGGCTGAATGGAGATATAAAATAATACAGTTGGCAGCTTACAATTGGAGGCTGCCTATTTGCTATACTGGACAAATAATTTTAAAAGAAATTCACATAAAGGCATGTATTATCAAAAAAAAATGCAGAAATATGATATCCTATTGAATAGATAGGATATAACATTATTATAATGGAAAGTATCTAACTTGTGATGCAAGCGGCATACAGACAAAAATATGTTATAATGCATAATGTTCGAATTGCTGCGGATTAACGTAAATATGTAAAGGTGGATAATAATATGGGTGCCTTATTGAATGCAAGACAGCTCACATGGCGAACGGTAATATTTATTGTCGGCCTGCTTATCATGTCATTTGGCATTGTCCTTTTAATTAAAGCAGATTTAGGATCTGCACCATGGGATGTACTAAACATCGGCTTATTTTACCAACTTGGGTTAACGATCGGAAGCTGGACGATAATAGTCGGCTTTTTTGTCCTTTTTGTCAGTGCTGTTCTGTCTAGAACTATCCCGAAAGCCGGCGCATTTCTTAATATGCTGCTAGTGGGGCTATTTATTGATTTGTTTTTGCTTATGCCGTTTATGAAGACACCAGAAGCATTACTTGGTAGAAGTGTGATGTTTTTACTAGGCTTAGTCATTATGGCGTATGGCATGGGCTTATATATTTCCGCTAAACTCGGAGCTGGTCCAAGGGACAGTCTTATGCTTGTTTTATCACAAAGGCTTGGGATGAGTATTTCCACGACAAGATTTATTATGGAGGCAATTGTACTTTTTTCAGGCTGGCTGATGGGCGGACCTGTTTTTTGGGGCACAGTGGTTTATGCCGTTATCATTGGAAAAATAGCTGGAGTTAGTATCCCGCAATGCCAAAGCTGGACAGATATGCTGTTGGCGAAAGTTCAAAAATCACATCAATTAAATAAAAAAATTGTGAATAATAGGAGTGCAGATATATGAAAATCTCAACAAAAGGCCGTTACGGCTTAACAATTATGATGGAATTAGCAAAAAAGCATGGAGAAGGCCCAATTTCTTTGAAGTCAATTGCCCAGACAAATGATTTGTCTGAACATTATTTGGAGCAGCTTGTCGCGCCGCTTCGCAACGCAGGCTATGTTCGCAGCATTAGAGGAGCTTACGGAGGGTATGTGCTTGGCGATGACCCCAAAAACATCACTGCTGGGGATATCATTCGTACATTAGAAGGCCCGATTAGCCCTGTTGAAGGAATCGAGGATGAGGAGCCTGCCAAAAAAGCTCTTTGGATGAAAATCCGTGATGCGGTCAAGGACGTGCTTGATTCTACTACAATTGAGGATTTGGCGAACCATAAAGAAGAAGGCGATTCTGAATCCTACATGTTCTATATTTAAGTTGTTGCTAAAAGCAAATAGTTGGCAAGTATTTGACTATCCTATTACTATAAGATAGTTGGATTTTTAGAATAATAAATTTCAGTAGGTGAAGATGTTGGAACATATATATGTGGATCATGCGGCAACATCGCCGATGCATCCAAAAGTTATTGAAAAAATGCATGAAGTAATGCAGCAAGCTTATGGTAACCCTTCAAGTATCCATACTTTCGGACGACAAGCCCGAAAAATTATTGATAATGCGAGAAACAGTCTTGCTGCGAGCATCGGGGCACAAGAAACGGAAATTATTATTACAAGCGGTGGGACTGAAGCAGACAATCATGCCATATTCGGTGTAGCAGACAGCTACCAGCATAAGGGCAAGCATATTATTACAACTGAAATTGAGCATCATGCCGTACTAATTGCCTGTCAGGAGCTGGAGAAGAAAGGCTTTGATGTCACATATCTACCAGTTAATGAATTTGGTGTTATTGATCTTGATGTGTTGAAAAGGGAATTAAGAGACGATACTATTCTTGTAACAATCATGTATGGAAACAATGAGGTCGGAGCAGTTCAGCCTATCACAGAAATAGGGCAGTTGCTATTAGATCATCAAGCGCTTTTCCATACAGATGCTGTCCAAGCATACGGTGTAGAGGATATTGATGTGAAGAAGCAGCATATTAATCTGTTGTCCGTCTCCTCTCACAAAATCAATGGGCCAAAAGGGATTGGCTTTCTCTATTTAGAGAACGGCATTCAGCTTTCACCTCGTTTATTTGGCGGTGAACAGGAAAGAAAACGTAGAGCTGGAACGGAAAATGTTCCAGCATTAGCAGCCTTCCAGCTCGCAGCAGAGATTGCTATTTCTGAGAGACTGGAAAAAAGGCAAAAGTACGAAGCATATAAAAATATACTCGTTCAAACCTTGAAAGAACACAAAATTGAGTTCCAGCAAAACGGATTAGTTGAAAATACACTGCCACATGTTTTAAACTTAAGCTTTCCTGGAACAAATGTAGAGGCCTTGCTCGTCAATCTTGACTTGGCTGGTATTGCCGCATCAAGCGGTTCTGCTTGTACAGCAGGCTCCATCGATCCTTCTCATGTGCTTGTAAGCATGTATGGGGAGAATTCGGAAAGGACGAAAAACTCTATTCGATTTAGCTTCGGGTTATACAATACAGAAGAACAGATCAAGCATGTCGGAAGCGAGCTGTCAAAAATCGTGCAAAGGTTGACAGCCAAATAAATCCGTTTATTTGAACTGTACTCTTCTTAGATAGATGGACTTAGAAATACTGGGGGGAATGAAATGGAAAAAGCACCAAAAGATACACGCGTAGTTGTCGGCATGTCAGGGGGAGTTGATTCCTCTGTTGCTGCATTGCTTCTTAAAGAGCAAGGCTATGACGTTATCGGAATATTTATGAAGAACTGGGACGATACGGACGAATTCGGTGTTTGTACAGCGACAGAGGATTATGAAGATGTTATTCGTGTCTGCAATCAGTTGGGCATTCCTTATTATGCCGTTAACTTCGAAAAGCAGTATTGGGATAAAGTTTTCACTTATTTCCTTGATGAATATAAGGCTGGCAGAACACCAAATCCTGATGTAATGTGCAATAAAGAAATTAAGTTTAAGGCATTTTTAGAG is part of the Niallia taxi genome and harbors:
- a CDS encoding M20 peptidase aminoacylase family protein, coding for MKEKVQEWVDKKAAEMKEMYHYLHEHAEISWEEKETTKFICKQLDALDIPYKTFSDQTGAVGLWGNGKGPTIGVRTDMDALWQNVNGTWKANHSCGHDAHMTIVLFTLKCLKELGVEPKGMIKSFFQPAEEKGAGALSFVHKNLLDDVDYLLGLHLRPIQEMRFNEASPAIYHGAAASFKGRIYGLQAHAARYHLGINVIDSLTAINMAIRSIPLNPIIPASAKMTFVQGGGKSFNIIPDYAEFGIDVRAQTNEAMDQLIDQLKRSIYHAGEANGAKVELELLSEMPAASNNAMMEDVVSASIKEVLGEKGLVSPPVTPGGEDFHFYPKSMEHLQATMIGLGTDLKPGLHHPNMSFELDSLVNGVKIMTLSVLRLNGDIK
- a CDS encoding replication-associated recombination protein A, producing the protein MNGEPLAYRMRPTTIDEVVGQQDIIGKQTSLYKMIKNGYVPSMLLYGEPGIGKTSIAFAIAGTTSLPFIALNATTAGKKDVEAVVDEARLTGKVLLFLDEIHRFNKAQQDYLLPHVERGDIVLIGATTENPYHDVNPAIRSRCGQIKQLKRLTDTDIEELLTRAIKEERGLGSFAIEITNEQIKKIAQGTNGDARKSLTLLESIVYSSDKEDGKFIIKDEMVEAMIEKVGVYGDKKGSHFYNLLSSLQKSIRGSDVDAALYYLAHLLETGDLVAVNRRLLVIAYEDIGLAKTSVGNNVLAAVTASERLGLPEARIPLSVAVVEMCLSSKSNAAYKALDAAIADVRSGNVGDIPMHLRDGHYAGSKVLGHVGYVYPHDYPIGTFGGWVNQDYLPDKLKGTKYYVPTEAGEEKKLKAIYERLAGFRTDSGKKQ
- a CDS encoding cysteine desulfurase family protein; translated protein: MEHIYVDHAATSPMHPKVIEKMHEVMQQAYGNPSSIHTFGRQARKIIDNARNSLAASIGAQETEIIITSGGTEADNHAIFGVADSYQHKGKHIITTEIEHHAVLIACQELEKKGFDVTYLPVNEFGVIDLDVLKRELRDDTILVTIMYGNNEVGAVQPITEIGQLLLDHQALFHTDAVQAYGVEDIDVKKQHINLLSVSSHKINGPKGIGFLYLENGIQLSPRLFGGEQERKRRAGTENVPALAAFQLAAEIAISERLEKRQKYEAYKNILVQTLKEHKIEFQQNGLVENTLPHVLNLSFPGTNVEALLVNLDLAGIAASSGSACTAGSIDPSHVLVSMYGENSERTKNSIRFSFGLYNTEEQIKHVGSELSKIVQRLTAK
- the cymR gene encoding cysteine metabolism transcriptional regulator CymR codes for the protein MKISTKGRYGLTIMMELAKKHGEGPISLKSIAQTNDLSEHYLEQLVAPLRNAGYVRSIRGAYGGYVLGDDPKNITAGDIIRTLEGPISPVEGIEDEEPAKKALWMKIRDAVKDVLDSTTIEDLANHKEEGDSESYMFYI
- a CDS encoding YczE/YyaS/YitT family protein, whose protein sequence is MGALLNARQLTWRTVIFIVGLLIMSFGIVLLIKADLGSAPWDVLNIGLFYQLGLTIGSWTIIVGFFVLFVSAVLSRTIPKAGAFLNMLLVGLFIDLFLLMPFMKTPEALLGRSVMFLLGLVIMAYGMGLYISAKLGAGPRDSLMLVLSQRLGMSISTTRFIMEAIVLFSGWLMGGPVFWGTVVYAVIIGKIAGVSIPQCQSWTDMLLAKVQKSHQLNKKIVNNRSADI
- a CDS encoding ABC transporter permease, with product MLQLLQNEWVKIWKRTATHVMVVLLLLSSIAIGAITKYQEYGLSVPDNENWKQGLELEIKEYQKQLDDGTVDPTSIDYTRQQIAINKYRIEHNISTNVDYSAWDFVSDTTELISFAGLFTIIIAAGIVANEFTWGTVKLLLIRPISRAKILMSKYLTVLLFGICLLLILFVFSIILGGILFGFPDTSTPYLNYHDGTVTEQNMIVHLLISYGLNSISLLMITTMAFMISSVFRNSSLAVGISIFLMFMGSTVTFLLATKFEWAKYILFANTDLSQYFEGAPIVQGMTMTFSIVMLCVYFLIFHLLAFIVFKKRDVAA
- the menC gene encoding o-succinylbenzoate synthase, giving the protein MKIDRIELLHLKMPLLHPFETSFGRLTEKDFYLIKMFSGEHIGYGESVAMPNPGYTEETTGTSAYMMEEFLIPLLFNSKINHPDDVSAIFSPIRRNNMAKAALEGAVWDLYSKKRKISLAHALGGTRESIDVGVSIGIQKSCDDLLLKIEGYLSEGYKKIKVKIKPGYDLEPLTKIRERFGFNIPLMADANSAYSLEDLDHLKKLDPLKLLMIEQPLAFDDMIDHAVLQKQLDTPICLDESICSAEDARKAIELDSCRIINLKIGRVGGLTEAKKIHDLCQKNNIPVWCGGMLEAGVGRAHNIAITALSNFTIAGDTSASDRYWQEDIIQPEVEMSAPGKIAVPTSAGIGYKLNEQVIKKYMIGKKIYTNDI